A region of the Arachis hypogaea cultivar Tifrunner chromosome 15, arahy.Tifrunner.gnm2.J5K5, whole genome shotgun sequence genome:
CAACTCGGTACCTTTTTTTGTGTCATCGCATATTGCAACATTGAGGCTTTCCCTCTCTTTGCAATTTATCCCACAAGCACATCATTTGCCTTGGCGATTGGTAATGAGCCGTGTAATAGTCTTCTATGCAGCCGAATTGGCAGAACTTTAAGCTATGCGAGTATTCCACTCGTTTTGTCTTGTTAAATTGCTCTACCCACATCCCCATACTCACGTCTTCCATCTTAAACAACTGCACCAAGAGACCATAAAGGCATTCAGTGAAGAACTTCAAACGAATATGAGGATAAAAATATGAAGCATTAATTAATCTTACTAACCCTTAATTTATGCGCCTCAAACTCAGAAACAATGTACCGAGCGATGTCAGAAGACAAAATATAACCTGGCCCATTAGCATAGGGTGGATAATCCTCTTCTGGCCATTCCTGAAAGAAAAAGGTAcccaaaaaggaaagaaaagaaattcaATAAGTTTCTAATATAGCAACAAATATGAACATGGAACTTAGTCCAAACCATACgaaattcatttaaaaatcatACACTATGAAATTCTTTAGTTCACCTAACAagtaatttcacaaattatttcaGGACATGCCTCCTCCATGACTCTAAACACTAAAGCATTGTGATGAATTCTGATTACCTCATATGCTACTGCCCATTTACCATGGCGTAACGGCTTGTGGTAGTAATTTATGTTTCCAATATAAAAGCTCGATTCATCTGAAAACTTCCTCGCTTGGTCGATAACAGAATCCACTCTTACAAAAGTGTCATCATCACCCTTCATGACATACTTAGCTGAAACTGTGTGAACCTATGAACAATTGTAAAGAAGATTTCATTGTCAGCAAAACATTCTTCCTATTTCAAACTCAAAACTTTTAGTCAATCAACAACTCACCCCGTATTCACATATGGCTACTGTTTTCAAGACGACAAGGTCATAGTTATCCAGGTAAGGCACTATAACAATGTCACCGAAAAATTCTGCTTCTTTCTTCAACTCTCTATTGATTTCTTTTCTTGGATTCTGCAaaagtttcaatcatatgttaAGACCCCCCAACTAGACATTGGAAATGAAATTATAACTACAATCAtttttaacaataaataaataatagctTGTCAATTTATCATCATTACCAGTGCGACAAAGAAACGAGCAACCACTTTCGACGATTTGATAAGCGTATGCTGCATCCATGACCTCCTTGTAGCCATTCGCTCAGCGAAATGGTTTCCAGCTGAGAGTACACCAATAAACAGTTCCACTCCAGAGTCTGGAAGTGGTGGGGCTCGCCATCTGGTTGAAAATTCAAGTTGCCTCTGTGTCGCAAAACTAGGATGTGTTGAGGGCAAAGAAGCAGCAAATACAGAGTGGACATCAATGTCTCCTCCCAATGCAAGCCCAGTGGCATCCTCAAGAGTGAAACCCTGGGAAAATTAGAAAGCAAATTTAAGAAAATATGCAAATCCATAAGGTTCCGCCTAACAAGTTCATATTAGTTAACTCACAGTGCGATAGGGAAAAGAGGCCACATGCCTCCCGTCGACAGTGACATGATAACCCTCCAATCCAGCATTAAGGGTAAGAACAAACAGCTTGTCCTCAGAGAATGGGAACGGCCAGTCAACTGTTACTTTCTTTGTGCGGCCAATGAGTCTATTCAACCACCATGTTGCCTTAGACTCCTCTGTGCGATCTTCATCATCCCGAATCCACTTCTCACACTTCACCAGCCTATCAACTGGTTTAAAAGAATCACAGAGAACCATAAAATTGAATATATTCTTAGCTAAACGAAAGGCTGTCATCCTATTAAACTATATACTCTTCTGTATTATTCATCCATAGAACAAACTAACATGATCTGTCCCATAAGATATTATCAAATCCTTTAAATGAAGTGAAATCAGCTTCCATTTTGCATTATACTTCTCTCTCAAAACCAAGAGGGAAGAAGACACAAACCATAGCAAACCAACCACATATCCTCACTCTTTTCCTTTCAAAAATCATTTCATCTAGATTATTGCaccaaaaaaaaagtaattattgtTCTAACTTAACTGTTTTTTTAAGGTAATCACTTACAATTTctgaactttgaaaaaaaaattttctttaaagAAATAAGCAGAAATTTAAACGTATCGGTTTTCATaagccagaaaaaaaaaaaatcagctttCTTTTAATTATGCATACAAATTGAGCTTCTTTATTTCTCGAACAGAAAAGCAATCTGCAACCTAGGTACGCATACTTAAATTTGCTTATTGAGTAGAAATTTTTGATCATGTGAAAAGGGAAGGAAAAAGTCACTTTTGTTCAGAAATGATGGATACCCTGGCAGTGGTATATATCAAGATAATAGTAACTAATTCAAACAAGTCCTCTCTAGTGTTCTACTATACTACAACATACACATACATACCAGTATCATCATCAGCCTTGGATTTCCAACCGTCACACCTAAGAGAAGCGCCCCACTGCATTCGGTAACAAGTGTTCATCTCGATCACAGGCCTCCCGCTCCAATCTCCCTTCAACCTAGGATTGAAGTGGAAGATTCTCGGAGGCTCCTCACCTTCAACAGTTTTCAGTCCCTGCAGCTCCACCACGAACTGCGACACCAGCGTCGGTTCGTCGTCCTCCCTCACCCTCGATATCGTCGACTCGAACTCCGGCCTCGCCGCCTTCGCCCTCCCGACAACCGTCACGTGCGATCCCAACGTCAGCCCGCACGGCAGCGCCACCACGCCTGAGAATTCCGAACCGGACACAGAAACCGAGCTGGGACACGTGCCGGACCGGTTTTCCGGCTTGACGGGCTTGGGCTTTGGAACGTCCGGGTTTTGAAGCTCGGTCCAGAGGCGCAGGCCCACTTCCCGGGCGTTGTCGGCTAGCTTGTAGAGGTCGGCGGAGCCGTCCTTACGGGTCGGGTCAAATGTATTCGGGTCGAGGGTGAGGCCTGAGAGGAAACCGGGTTGGGAGTGAGTTTGACTCGGAGAGAGGTTGTTGTGTGAGACGGTTTTGAAGGGGCGGTTTGGAGCTTGGTGGTGTTGGAGGTCATGTTGGCTGAGGAGTCTGGTGGTGGTGGAACTGGAGCGCGTGGTGGCGGTGGAGAAGTCTTGGCGCGTGAGGGAGGTGAAGACGAAGGGGACTTCAAAGGTTACCAGGAGGAGGTAGAGGAAGGAGGCTCCGGCCAGGAACTGAATGGATCTCTTTCGGGTTAGAGACGACAGCGTTTCGAACCTTCGCTTCATCGTGTGGCGTTTATGGGACCACTATTATGTTGGCTTGGCTACTTCAGAGAAAAAACGGTCGTAGAAGGTTCCCGATAAAatctctctcttccttctctcaCGCACGCATTGAAAGGCTTTGTGTATATGAGAGAGAGcgagaaagagagaaaggaaaaggGGGGAGGCAAGTTGGGTTGGCTTGGGTTGGGTCAGCAACACCGAAACGGCGAAAAGTAGAAGCGCGTaataggagagagagagagagagaatgtggAATGACTTTGAAGGAGATGTTGTTGCTGTTGCTGGTTGAGGTTTGGGTCGGTCACGTTCGTATTTTCTTGGAAAGTGGGAGAACAAACATATTTTAAGGCTTTGGTGGCGAATACTAACAACAAAAATACCAATACCATaccaataatatataaataataggtTTTTGCGTAGTGCTTAAAAATTATTACTTAATTGTTAAAATaggttaaataattatttttaaatttaaaaatataaaaattaaaaaattttaaatatttaaaaattattataaaaataaattagataaaaattaaacactaaataaaaaatatcataaaattagcCTAAAAATATTCAAGGAATAGATTTTAATGGTTTATTCTACTAAAAAATTACCCCCAAAAGGTTATAGGTTAAAATGGACTTTTCTGTTAACTTCTTTTAGgggaattatttttaaaaatagaatcaaattaTACTAAAACTATTTTCCATCCAAATTTGATACGATTACACTATTTAAATGTGAAAAAGGTACTATTTAATCGGGGTGTTTAAATATAAATCCATTCAAACAAATTATTCATCTAATTCAAtccaaatcaaactaaaaatctATCAAAACTGCAATAGGTTGATCTGAATTAAATCTCATACAACATATtgagattgaaaattttttttaagttgatCTAAATTAAtcaatactatataatataatataatataatattatttattataatttaccaaaatattttatcttattcatacaatatttttacataattgatatttatcttctttatataattttatcttattaaaattaattcaaaCCGCACAACAAACTTCGCTATTATTTTGCAAGAATGCgctctctttcttttttgtacTACTACTACCTTTTTAATTTTCGCAAACAATCGTTGTTGTtgagaattcaaaatttaaaacaaaaatacagagaagataatatttttaaaatttctagTTATATGAAAACCTAAAACTAAAATTCTAGTTATTATTGGTCTTGTTAATAATACACAATATTATCATAGAAATATGATAgataatatatgaataaatttatatttttgaaatagtttgatagtaaaataatattaatgaacttttatattatattataacttGATGTTgtgttttttaataaataaattatgattatttaacttatataaattataatagattatattgtattatttttaagATAAAGTACTATTTTGGctttcgatattgagactgaATTCTAATTTGATTTTTAACATTTCAAATGTTAGCCCCAAAAATTTTAAACGGATTTAATATTGTCTTTCTGTTAAATTTGATATGAATAATTAATAGAACAAAGTACATTGCGTAGATgttaacaatattattattaagttatatttttttgtgttagagaaatataaccaaaatttttttgtaacacttctttttctctatctctctcttgtaaaaaattttaaaattctattaaTCAATCATTAACAATTCAGAATcaaagaaaattttaaacaatAATGCTAGGAACCAAAATAATTTGATGGTGTTTATGTTAGATATTAgaatgtttcttttctttacaaaTTGGATGGTTCTAAATCTATTTTCTGATCTATCATATTTTAGGCATTTGGAGAGAGAAGGCGGGTGAAAAGACGGAAGCTAATTGAACCGTGATTCACATTGCAATGATACTTAACGTATCTCctcctaatttttttttggtgacttcctCCTAATTTAAATGtggtaaaacatttaataaccaatattttaaatcataaataaataaaactaattactatatttataattaattaagttgttccattcttggctgatttggagttggttccatatacttttccatttttaaattgataatcaTTGGTGGATCACTTTTATTTACGCACTGAAATCAAATGTTATTGACTCTTTACCATGCTAATTATTTATGTCAAATTTGACGGGGTAATATTgaatctatttaaaattttttttgattaaatagaattttaaaaattttttgaagctaaaataaaaagtttgaaatgttagagaataaattaaaatttagcctaaacgttgaaaactaaaataatactttatccttatttttattattttaaattattttttaagaaattttagatttttttaatttaattaatttattagtttttatatttttatcgaatttttaattaaatttttatattttttaattgggtttataattaaatttttataatgataaaaatattaaaaataata
Encoded here:
- the LOC112750646 gene encoding hydroxyproline O-galactosyltransferase GALT6 codes for the protein MKRRFETLSSLTRKRSIQFLAGASFLYLLLVTFEVPFVFTSLTRQDFSTATTRSSSTTTRLLSQHDLQHHQAPNRPFKTVSHNNLSPSQTHSQPGFLSGLTLDPNTFDPTRKDGSADLYKLADNAREVGLRLWTELQNPDVPKPKPVKPENRSGTCPSSVSVSGSEFSGVVALPCGLTLGSHVTVVGRAKAARPEFESTISRVREDDEPTLVSQFVVELQGLKTVEGEEPPRIFHFNPRLKGDWSGRPVIEMNTCYRMQWGASLRCDGWKSKADDDTVDRLVKCEKWIRDDEDRTEESKATWWLNRLIGRTKKVTVDWPFPFSEDKLFVLTLNAGLEGYHVTVDGRHVASFPYRTGFTLEDATGLALGGDIDVHSVFAASLPSTHPSFATQRQLEFSTRWRAPPLPDSGVELFIGVLSAGNHFAERMATRRSWMQHTLIKSSKVVARFFVALNPRKEINRELKKEAEFFGDIVIVPYLDNYDLVVLKTVAICEYGVHTVSAKYVMKGDDDTFVRVDSVIDQARKFSDESSFYIGNINYYHKPLRHGKWAVAYEEWPEEDYPPYANGPGYILSSDIARYIVSEFEAHKLRLFKMEDVSMGMWVEQFNKTKRVEYSHSLKFCQFGCIEDYYTAHYQSPRQMMCLWDKLQREGKPQCCNMR